A window of Zingiber officinale cultivar Zhangliang chromosome 5A, Zo_v1.1, whole genome shotgun sequence contains these coding sequences:
- the LOC121982013 gene encoding 60S ribosomal protein L10a-like, which yields MSKLQSDVVKEAISQILADSREKKRNFTETIELQIGLKNYDPQKDKRFSGSVKLQHIPRPKMKVCMLGDAQHVEEAEKIGLDYMDVESLKKMNKNKKLVKKLAKKYHAFLASEAIIKQIPRLLGPGLNKAGKFPALVSHQEPLEAKVNETKATVKFQLKKVLCMGVAVANVAMEEKHIFQNVQTSVNLLVSLLKKNWQNVRCLYLKSTMGKPYRVF from the exons ATGAG TAAGTTGCAGAGTGATGTTGTGAAGGAAGCTATCTCACAGATTCTTGCTGATTCTCGAGAAAAGAAACGGAACTTCACTGAGACAATCGAACTACAGATTGGTTTGAAAAATTATGATCCTCAGAAGGATAAGCGATTCAGTGGTTCTGTGAAGCTACAACATATTCCACGCCCCAAAATGAAAGTTTGCATGCTGGGTGATGCACAACATGTTGAAGAG GCAGAGAAGATAGGACTTGATTACATGGACGTTGAGAGTTTGAAGAAAATGAACAAAAACAAGAAGCTTGTGAAGAAACTTGCTAAGAAGTACCATGCTTTCCTAGCATCAGAAGCTATCATTAAACAGATTCCTCGTCTTCTTGGTCCTGGTCTTAACAAGGCAG GGAAGTTTCCTGCATTAGTTAGTCACCAAGAACCGTTGGAGGCGAAGGTAAATGAGACAAAGGCAACGGTGAAATTTCAACTCAAGAAGGTCCTCTGCATGGGCGTGGCTGTTGCCAATGTTGCCATGGAGGAAAAGCATATTTTTCAGAATGTGCAAACGAGTGTCAATTTACTCGTGTCTTTGCTGAAGAAGAACTGGCAAAAC GTGAGATGCCTATACCTGAAGAGCACAATGGGAAAACCATACCGTGTGTTCTAA
- the LOC121982015 gene encoding probable histone H2A.3 — protein sequence MAGRGKSIASVAAAKKSTSRSSKAGLQFPVGRIDRFLKEGKYAERVGAGAPVYLAAVLEYLASEVLELAGNAARDNKKTRIVPRHILLAVRNDEELAKLLGEVTIASGGVTPNIHNILLSKKTGSSSKTAPGYYD from the exons ATGGCCGGAAGGGGGAAATCGATCGCCTCCGTCGCTGCCGCGAAAAAGTCGACGTCGAGGAGCAGCAAGGCCGGGCTCCAGTTCCCCGTCGGTAGGATCGACCGGTTCCTCAAGGAGGGGAAGTACGCGGAGCGCGTCGGCGCTGGCGCTCCCGTATACCTAGCCGCCGTCCTTGAGTACCTCGCCTCAGAG GTTTTGGAACTTGCTGGGAATGCAGCGAGGGACAACAAGAAGACCAGGATCGTCCCCAGGCACATCCTGCTTGCGGTGAGGAACGACGAGGAGTTAGCGAAACTTTTGGGAGAGGTTACAATCGCCAGCGGCGGCGTGACGCCCAACATCCATAACATCCTCCTCTCTAAGAAGACAGGCAGCTCTTCTAAGACTGCTCCTGGATATTATGACTGA
- the LOC121982014 gene encoding external alternative NAD(P)H-ubiquinone oxidoreductase B2, mitochondrial-like, with the protein MRLLASLLDGAARPSFSKLVLVFAASGGGLVAYADARSDPAPDELSQVPPKKKVLVLGTGWAGTTFLRNVDSSMYDVQVISPRNYFAFTPLLPSVTCGTVEPRSIVEPIRRIIKRKGGEIKFWEAECLKIDPEKKQVLCQTDVGTNFEGNGEFVVKYDYLVIAVGAKVNTFNIPGVEQHCYFLKEVEDAQKIRRSVINCFEKATLPYLDEEERARILHFVVIGGGPSGVEFAAELHDFVTEDLAKLYPTVQNLVNITVLETAEHILTMFDKRITEFAEKKFQRDGIDLKTGFKVVKVSDKAITTENVSRGETSIPYGMAVWSAGIGPRPVILDFMRKIGQGNRRAVATDEWLRVRGCDGVYAVGDCATMSQRKVMEDILEIFRLADKDNSGTLTVKEIKDALEDIYIRYPQVELYLKTKQMKDILDLIKASKGDVKKEDVEITIEEFKNALADVDSQVKNLPATAQVAAQQGNYLARCFNKMNDSEEKPEGPRRIREPGRHRFRPFRYRHLGQFAPLGGEQAAAQLPGDWISIGRSTQWLWYSVYATKQVSWRTRALVVSDWTRRFIFGRDSSGI; encoded by the exons ATGCGTCTCCTCGCCTCCTTACTCGACGGCGCTGCTCGCCCCTCCTTCTCCAAGCTCGTTCTCGTCTTCGCTGCCAG TGGTGGAGGATTAGTGGCATATGCCGATGCAAGATCAGATCCAGCTCCGGATGAACTATCTCAGGTGCCTCCCAAGAAGAAGGTGTTAGTGCTTGGAACTGGTTGGGCTGGCACGACTTTCTTGAGGAATGTTGATAGTTCCATGTACGACGTGCAAGTGATATCTCCACGGAACTATTTTGCGTTCACGCCTTTGCTGCCAAGCGTCACATGTGGAACGGTTGAGCCCCGAAGCATCGTCGAGCCCATACGAAGAATCATAAAGAGG AAAGGTGGAGAAATTAAATTTTGGGAAGCTGAGTGCTTGAAGATTGACCCGGAGAAAAAACAGGTTCTTTGTCAGACTGACGTTGGAACAAATTTTGAAGGAAATGGTGAATTTGTTGTCAAATATGATTACCTGGTTATAGCAGTTGGGGCGAAGGTAAATACCTTCAATATACCTGGCGTGGAGCAGCATTGTTATTTCTTGAAG gaagtAGAGGATGCCCAAAAGATACGGAGAAGTGTGATCAACTGTTTCGAAAAGGCTACACTTCCATACCTTGATGAAGAAGAGAGGGCAAGAATTTTGCACTTTGTTGTTATTGGTGGTGGCCCATCTGGTGTTGAATTTGCAGCAGAGTTGCATGACTTCGTTACTGAAGATTTGGCTAAATTATACCCAACAGTACAAAACCTAGTCAATATAACAGTTCTTGAAACTGCAGAACACATATTGACCAT GTTTGACAAAAGGATCACTGAATTTGCTGAAAAGAAGTTTCAAAGAGATGGTATTGATCTGAAGACAGGATTTAAGGTTGTAAAAGTGTCTGATAAGGCTATCACTACTGAAAATGTATCGCGTGGAGAGACTTCTATACCATATGGAATGGCGGTTTGGTCGGCTGGCATTGGCCCCCGTCCTGTGATATTGGACTTCATGAGAAAAATTGGTCAG GGCAATAGAAGGGCAGTAGCTACTGATGAATGGCTTCGAGTGCGTGGATGTGATGGTGTATATGCTGTTGGTGACTGTGCCACTATGAGCCAAAGAAAAGTCATG GAAGACATCTTGGAAATCTTTAGACTTGCCGATAAAGATAATTCAGGAACTTTAACCGTGAAAGAAATCAAAGATGCTCTAGAAGATATTTACATAAGGTATCCCCAAGTTGAACTCTATCTAAAAACCAAGCAAATGAAAGACATTCTTGATTTGATAAAGGCTTCGAAAGGTGATGTTAAGAAGGAAGATGTTGAAATCACTATAGAGGAGTTCAAAAATGCTCTTGCTGATGTTGATTCCCAGGTCAAAAATCTTCCTGCAACAGCTCAG GTTGCCGCACAACAAGGAAATTATCTTGCTAGATGTTTTAATAAAATGAATGATTCTGAAGAGAAACCTGAAGGTCCACGGCGGATTAGAGAACCAGGCCGTCATCGCTTTCGTCCCTTTAG ATACAGGCATCTTGGACAATTTGCTCCTTTGGGAGGAGAACAAGCTGCTGCCCAACTCCCAGGAGATTGGATTTCCATAGGACGAAGCACACAATGGCTTTGGTACTCTGTATATGCAAC CAAACAAGTGAGTTGGCGCACAAGAGCACTGGTAGTATCTGACTGGACTAGGCGATTCATATTTGGGAGGGACTCAAGTGGCATATAA
- the LOC121982018 gene encoding early nodulin-like protein 1, translating into MAKSRALLLLLAVALFLSSARATQFKVGGSRGWSLPDPNAMSYNQWAQRNRFHAGDSLLFVYPKDKDSVLEVDQHAYDTCNTSTYIKKYDDGNTVFTFTRSGVFYFISGVESNCLRNESLVILVMANRPNRHQLSPSSPPAEAPTSSSYPPPPSEALEPSPPPSTSPSPPSPPPSPSEVTVPAAEPAPAGEEPNNPPPPPPNGAALRVVGFMGLVGPLFGPAFFFFL; encoded by the exons ATGGCGAAGTCCCGTGCCCTCCTCCTTTTGCTCGCCGTCGCTCTGTTCTTGTCCTCGGCTCGCGCCACGCAGTTCAAGGTCGGAGGGTCGCGGGGCTGGTCTCTGCCCGACCCTAATGCCATGTCATACAACCAGTGGGCCCAAAGGAATAGATTCCACGCTGGAGATTCTCTAT TGTTTGTTTATCCGAAGGACAAGGATTCGGTGCTCGAAGTCGACCAACATGCCTACGACACGTGCAACACGAGCACGTACATCAAGAAGTACGACGACGGGAACACCGTTTTCACGTTCACTCGATCGGGCGTTTTCTATTTCATCAGCGGCGTCGAATCGAACTGTCTTAGAAATGAATCTCTCGTGATTCTCGTCATGGCAAATCGGCCCAACCGACATCAACTGAGCCCCTCATCGCCGCCCGCAGAGGCTCCAACGTCGTCGTCGTACCCTCCGCCGCCTTCGGAGGCGCTTGAGCCGTCTCCGCCTCCGTCGACGTCGCCTTCGCCTCCGTCTCCGCCGCCGAGCCCGAGCGAGGTCACAGTACCAGCAGCTGAGCCTGCGCCGGCAGGGGAGGAACCCAACAACCCACCTCCTCCCCCTCCAAACGGGGCCGCCTTGAGAGTGGTGGGCTTCATGGGCCTAGTCGGGCCTTTATTTGGGcctgccttcttcttcttcctttga
- the LOC121982016 gene encoding glucose-6-phosphate/phosphate translocator 1, chloroplastic-like: MIASVSQSAAGIGVCDLVRLKAPCVRPRIAPVHAVSAIKNLDLTLSTRKPLYLASPEQSGFGLLHRDGTLSAIRPRGHDFKCEAYEADRSEVPEISPEQARSTSAQRVKIGVYFATWWALNVVFNIYNKKVLNAFPYPWLTSTLSLAAGSLIMLISWATRIAEAPKTDFNFWKALAPVAVAHTIGHVAATVSMSKVAVSFTHIIKSGEPAFSVLVSRFLLGETFPVPVYLSLVPIIGGCALAAVTELNFNMIGFMGAMISNLAFVFRNIFSKRGMKGLSVSGMNYYACLSILSLVILTPFAIAVEGPQVWAAGWQTALSQIGPNFVWWVAAQSVFYHLYNQVSYMSLDEISPLTFSIGNTMKRISVIVSSIIIFRTPVQPVNALGAAIAILGTFIYSQAKL; this comes from the exons ATGATCGCATCCGTGAGTCAGTCCGCCGCCGGGATTGGTGTTTGCGATCTCGTCCGGCTCAAGGCGCCTTGTGTCAGGCCTCGGATCGCGCCAGTTCACGCCGTGTCTGCGATCAAAAACCTTGATTTGACGCTTTCCACCAGGAAACCACTTTATCTCGCGTCGCCGGAGCAGTCTGGGTTTGGATTGCTCCACCGCGATGGGACCTTGTCGGCCATCAGGCCCCGTGGTCATGATTTCAAGTGCGAGGCCTACGAAGCTGATAGATCGGAGGTGCCTGAGATCTCCCCTGAGCAAGCTCGTTCGACTTCGGCCCAGAGGGTAAAGATCGGCGTCTATTTTGCTACCTGGTGGGCTCTCAACGTTGTCTTCAACATCTACAACAAGAAGGTCCTCAACGCCTTCCCCTACCCTTGGCTGACCTCCACCCTCTCCTTGGCGGCGGGTTCCCTCATAATGCTCATTTCCTGGGCCACAAGGATCGCCGAGGCCCCCAAGACCGATTTCAATTTCTGGAAAGCCCTTGCGCCG GTGGCGGTCGCGCACACGATCGGGCATGTGGCGGCGACAGTGAGCATGTCAAAGGTGGCGGTCTCGTTCACCCATATAATCAAGAGCGGGGAGCCAGCTTTCAGCGTGTTGGTCTCAAGGTTTCTGCTAGGAGAGACCTTCCCCGTGCCGGTGTACCTCTCGCTGGTGCCTATCATTGGTGGATGTGCTTTGGCTGCAGTTACAGAGCTTAACTTTAACATGATTG GTTTCATGGGTGCGATGATTTCGAACCTTGCGTTTGTCTTTCGGAACATCTTTTCTAAAAGAGGAATGAAAGGGTTGTCTGTTAGTGGGATGAACTATTATGCTTGCCTCTCCATCCTGTCCCTGGTGATACTCACACCATTTGCTATTGCGGTTGAAGGACCTCAGGTGTGGGCTGCTGGATGGCAGACTGCACTTTCACAAATTGGTCCTAACTTCGTATG GTGGGTAGCTGCGCAAAGTGTCTTCTACCATTTATACAACCAAGTCTCTTACATGTCCTTGGATGAGATCTCACCTCTGACATTCAGTATTGGCAATACTATGAAGCGAATATCCGTCATCGTCTCATCCATCATAATCTTCCGTACCCCTGTTCAGCCTGTCAATGCCCTTGGAGCCGCCATCGCCATCCTCGGAACCTTCATCTATTCCCAG GCAAAGCTGTAA